Proteins encoded by one window of Microcebus murinus isolate Inina chromosome 2, M.murinus_Inina_mat1.0, whole genome shotgun sequence:
- the CTXND2 gene encoding cortexin domain containing 2, producing MEDSSLSSSVDVDKGFAIAFVVLLFLFLIVMIFRCAKLVKNPYKAGSTTTEPSLS from the coding sequence ATGGAAGATTCAAGCCTGTCTAGCAGTGTTGATGTGGACAAAGGCTTTGCCATTGCCTTTGTTGTTCTTCTGTTTCTATTCCTAATAGTGATGATTTTTCGGTGTGCCAAGTTGGTGAAGAATCCCTACAAGGCCGGCTCCACAACCACAGAACCATCTCTGAGCTGA